GATATGCAATTCAGTACGCAGCCAAATTTAACAGAATACATCGAATACCGATTATCCGTGGAAATCGTTAAGGAAAAAGCTCATATTTATGTATTTCATCATACAATTTACGAAGTTTCAGAACCTCTCTACgaatttatattatatttatctAACAGTCTGAAAATCTTCTCTAATTCCGGCGATTCTATTTGATAGATTTTGTGGGCCATTTCATGGCTGCGAACATGCGCCATTACATGCGAGTAATGGTTTTAACAAAGCaggttgaaatatttgctaGTTTAAATCTATCTCATTTATGTACACAAATTAAACACTCAAAATAAGTGTGAAGCAACTAAGATTTGAATTACCCAGCACAGAACGAAATAGCCAACTGtcatcaacaaacaaatcttacttacttatccgacgctacaaccgcttcgcggtcttgtcctgctgcaggagtcctctaaaccgcttacggtcgagcgccttcgaCTGCCAATCgtttatcccggcctttctggcagacgcatcaacgccatcactccatcaaAATTTTGGACTACCAGGCCTCCTCTgttcatgtggacgacctTGAAGGATTTTACGGggtgggtcgtccggtgtcattctcatgacagcGACatctccattgtccttccacacatacggggccaaaacaaaaaaacaaaaatccaacaaAAAGCCAACACACAAATCAAAATACTGAAAATAAGTTCCTTTTTCACTTAGACACACAATCAGTTTATTGCTTTGCTAAACAGTACAATAATTATACAGCTTTCGACGGGTGTACGTGTGTAAATgaagtgtatgtgtgagtgtgtctgCTTATCTTACAGTTAACTAAACCctaaaaaacaatcaataccTAATCGTTGgttaataaattaacttaCGCTACAAACAATTGCATTAATCTTATCGTCGTTCTAACAAATACTTCCTACTATTGCTACCAAGCAACGGACCATTCCTAGCTCACTGTCTGAAGTAAGTGATGATACCCTTCTGGTGACTTCTCCGTTCCGTTGCTGGTGCGCAAAAATTTCACTGGGTTTTGTTCTGTCGCCCTAGTTTTGTGGTATTTACAATTTGCACCATTTTCTCCAACCATTCTTACGCCTAACATAGCACGCTTCTACTCCCTTCGAACAGAAGTTAATCACAAATTTCAATGTTGATGCTATTTTCACTATTGGTATCGGTCAGCTTGGAGCGGACGACCGCCGAAACGATGCTGCAGCCTTCCGAGTCCTCTCCGACCGACTGTGGCGATGAGGACGAACGGTAGTCGGAGGACGATTTGCAGCGCACCGCAGTGACCGGCGTGGCAGCAGGGGACGGACACGACTTGGACGGTGACACAGACGGTGAGCAGTGGTAGTGGTATTTGTCATCGAGCAGCGACTCGGTCTGAACCTTGCCGGAAGCATCCGAAACGCAGGTGATGGTAACTCGATCGTCGATCTTCTGTTTCTTGCTTTCAGGCTTCTTCAGCAACTCCTCGATGGAGTACGGATTGCGCTTCTTCGAGATGGACGTCTGCAATGCGAGTAAAATGTGAGGATATGTTTAGAACGCTGTTCGCGAGCTTTTAACTTCATGGAACGGGATATCAACTCACCCTCAGATCGTCGTGGTTGTCCGAAGAGTCGTCACTGTTAACGTCGGTGATTTGTACCGGCGAGGACGAAGCATTCGAAGCAGTCGTGTCACTACGCAAGCTCGGTTCAATTTGACCCTGGAATGCTGCTCCGCCTCCGAAAGGATTGCCGTACGTGAAGTACCCATGGGGAAAggcagctgcagctgctgctgcggctgccgcagccgccgccgctgctgccgaTGTAGCGCTCGAAGGATCTGCTCCCGACGTGTGCTGTCCCACTCCACGGTTCGCTGCGTAGAACAGACTCGTGTTCCAGATCCAGTGTTTCGGAAGGTATGGCATCTGGGCGGTGGCGGGTGCAATCGATGACACCGGCGTGCCGCTGGTCGGTGTGGAGCGGGTGGAGGACGAAGGTTCACTCTTGGAGTCGGCCCCTTTCGGTGAGCTAAGGTCGGGCATGCTGACCGAGGGCAATGATTTACCgagatggtgatggtgtggaTGCCCCGCCGCTAGGGGTTGCGTTTGATGGGGTGACgattgctggtggtggtgctcgGTGGATTTGGTGTTTCCGGTCGGTGGGAGACTTTCGTGCTGGATTATGTTAACAGCCGCTGTTCTTTGCACCATTGGTGTCGGTGCACCCGGGGGCGAACCGTACGGAGAATGATGGTGGGGCATGGTGGGGTGTTTCGCGGTGTGGTCTGGGGACACTCCGGCCATACTGTACCGGTACTGGTTGAGCAGGGCTTGATGTTGCTCGAGCGTTTGACTGTACAGAGGGTGAGATGACATCGCTTTGGACTGCATATAGGCGGCGGACGAGTGGGAAGACTCGCGGAGCATTTGTTCTGTAAGAAAAGGGAATCACAGAGAACGATTGTGATTAAACAAGATTTATAAACTGTACTGATTTAGTACAAAATACCGATGAGACATGTCGAAAGACTAAAACTTTATTCATCTGGTTCAACTACAACTGAATGTACTTGACGAAGTGAGAACTCCACTAGAAACTCCACAACATCCTGCCATTTTCACAACTTTTTCATAACAATTGATTACTCCATTTTTATGTTCCCCACAGTTCCCGATCCGATCTCTAATGCAGATAACTGATCATGATGAAGGTCTAGTAGTAGACACTCCAAGGACTCCGAGGATAAAgctgatggaaaagttttggtAATTACGTCAAAGGTTTCAAAGACTCAATATTCGCTTGGCGACTTCTACTGAGGAACATTCTCTAGGGAACCCTGCCTCAATGGCTGAGTAAatataatactttttttttaactctcaATTCAATCAATCTCAATTTTTCATGTTATTCTCTGAATAAATCTTAtaatttttgtaatgtttacGAAGATCTTAAGTTATTAGGTTCACGATGAACTTTTACGGAgtacgaataaaaaaatatctaattTTTTAGTgctaagaataaaaaatagtgAAACTAAACTGAAAAAACTAAGTCCCGTAAGGAaccatacaaacaaaacatattcatATGCAACAACATGTTTTGTCCACCATGAAAACGAATCCCAGTTCgaccttgaaatattttactcaTCTCTTTCGCAAACACCTTACAACCCGGTGGCGTTTGATCTCTAATCTTTGCTGGTAtataattttgattttctcAAAATCTAAACACACTCCgcatgaaaggaaaaaaaaacccttccacAGCAGCGAAAATTGTCTCGGAAGCAACAAACTCACTCCATATCCACACCTTGCCTAACGATAGGTTACCGGTACAGCCGCCCATTCATTCCGTCTGGCACCTTGAGATGCATGCTGTGGCGggaatttgcataaaaatcaTGATGAAAGGATATGCGAGTGCGCACACCCGATTCCGCGCCTTCTTTTCGCACCATCGCGCACTTGAATGCGAATGCGTCTGGAAAGGCCAGTAGAAGCTCCAACGCGCCATCTACAGCTGTTTATTTGCCGCGCATCCTTTCAGCGTTCGTGTCCAGTGCCGAAAAGCATAAGACAATCAAACACAAGAAAGAGTGAACAGTGAAGAAACACGTCTAAAACGTTCCCTTCGTAAACCAAACAACGGTCAACCCGTGCGATCGGCAAGGCTCAATTAGGAAGCTTACTTCCGAAACATcgttctgttttcgtttcgcgTTGCCTCTCGGGAAAGAACGGCGAACAAGAGCGAGTTGTATTTCTTCCGAGTAGTGATTAAGTGACCTAATAAAGTGCGCAATCTACAATCGAAACATGGACGAGACGTTACTCGATGCATTGACTGCCCTGCGTCCGTGATCAGACTGACCGACTGACTGACTGTCTGTCAAGAGGGCTCTCATTACCGGTTCATATCGCAGTGCAATTATCAAATTGCATCCAGCAGTGATCGCGCACTCGGCCGTGTCTGCCCAGCTGAAGATGACGGCAGCCAACGATCCTCAACGATTGCCACCAATTTGAAAGCAAAAGGCTGAAATAACCCTCCAGGATGAGCAACACACACAACTCCCTCTCTTCGTAGCTCCATGCGAAAGTGCATCTGGCGcaatgggaggaaaaactgTGGTAAAAGTGTGCTCATTGAATGATTACATTCTCCGCACTTACGTACATGCTCATTATCGTGGTAATGCATCATACACGACCGACCATACCCACCGCCAAAAGGACTCGTGAGGCGCACGCTTTCCCCTCCGGGGCGTAAGTGTGTACGCAAAAGTACACATCAATTGCGGCCACTGCGCCCATTactcacatgcacacacacacgcactcccGCCCGAGATGGCGTGTGCTGCGTAAGGACACCTTTCGGGTGCCGTAAGTAACGTTTCTTAAGTGAAATAAGCGCATGATCATCATGATCATGttcggcgatgatgatgatgatgtctgCGTTAATGGACtgttttgaaaaatgactAACAAAGGCACCACCAGAGTCACTAAGAAcccttcgttttatttttctcccatCCCTTAAGAACACACGGCCACCCcggataaattatgcaaatttaattaactacAAAAAAGTGCGCAAACATACACTGCTAATAGGCCGCTTAATGTCAACAAATTTGTCATCTCGATGTACTGCGGTGCATGCTCACACGCCACGCACCGGTGGTGGCGAATATTCACGCAAACGGCCAGCACCGGTGGTCTCGTGGCCGTGTGAtaatgttgttaaaattacGATCCCACTGATCGTAGCTGATAAGCCCGTAATGAGAAAATTAAGTGATGGGTTTTTCGCACCACAAATTAGTGCAAGCTGTCAAAGCTGTGTTGAAACCTTGCGCGGACTTCGCACAGCTTGTCAACGATCAATCAATGGGTTTTGCTTTCACCCGCTGCCGGGTGACAGCAGAAGCGTAAGTTAAGGGTGAAGAAACTTGTAATGAGAGTGATCGGGTACCATTTGAGGGAGGTTTTCAAAAATGATCTTTGCGATCGATAAATCTTTATTGCAGACCTTAAATATTGATTACATCTTTGCTTGATAGCGTGGGAAGCGACGGAACTGTTGACGCTAAACATATTTCGTATTAGATTCCGCAAGGATCCGAATCTTATGCAAGGAGTTATAGCTCAATTATAGCTATTTAATTAACTCAAATTAAAGTTTGAAGATCATACATCAGATCAGTAGCTTGCACAGTGCCTTCACACTTCCAGTATATATCTATACTGCATGATATAAAGACTTTCGATTATTTGATTTGTAAAATCCTAGATATTCTGGAATATCCTAAGATCTTTATTTGCTAAACTGCTCTAAACATTGCTTATTTAGCTATACGTTATGAAAATTGGCAATACTTTGGTAAAACGAGGTATCTCTGAGGTCTATAACACATAACTTTGAGGCATTGATTGAGGAAGATCTTTGGAAGTTGCTGAATTCCATCTTACCGCAGATGTCTTTACGTGTTCAATTGAGACTAAATTCTAGTTAGCATCTTTATCTCCCTATTTAACAAGAACTTTTTCTCTCAGGTCAAAAACCAATACCACCTATTCTTATAATGTTTCGCTTGCCCTTGACTGTTtggatttgtttctttgtttcccCTGCACCGTAATTGAATTCCTTTCAAACAATCGTTAAACAACTTTGTAACCTTTACATGCCTGCTAATCACCATCGACAAATTGGCCACTTCACACCCTCCGGATgcaacaaaacatgcaaaaaaaccCAGTGCCTGCCGACACGGTAATGCAACATCGACACCGTAACCGTGTACTTACCATTCGAAGTCATATCGTCCGTCCACATGCCGCCGTTCCGCAGTATCCGGTTCACCGAGCTCACCGACGGTATCGTGTTGGGGTCACATATCCGCTGGGAAAGCAGCTGATCCCGGATCTCCCATGCAAACATGCCCGGATTTTCCTGCTTGAAGCGCAGAATTTTCTTCACCACGGTCGGCGTTGCCACTTGCTG
This Anopheles marshallii chromosome 3, idAnoMarsDA_429_01, whole genome shotgun sequence DNA region includes the following protein-coding sequences:
- the LOC128712400 gene encoding paired box pox-neuro protein, coding for MGLLVTTTASSGPSGCFISVLSCGSCIGGGPVKLQRRGSDRAAAKISDFKTAINAPPSIVEMPHTGQAGVNQLGGVFVNGRPLPDIVRRRIVELALMGVRPCDISRQLLVSHGCVSKILTRFYETGSIRPGSIGGSKTKVSTLQHEETYFAPQVATPTVVKKILRFKQENPGMFAWEIRDQLLSQRICDPNTIPSVSSVNRILRNGGMWTDDMTSNEQMLRESSHSSAAYMQSKAMSSHPLYSQTLEQHQALLNQYRYSMAGVSPDHTAKHPTMPHHHSPYGSPPGAPTPMVQRTAAVNIIQHESLPPTGNTKSTEHHHQQSSPHQTQPLAAGHPHHHHLGKSLPSVSMPDLSSPKGADSKSEPSSSTRSTPTSGTPVSSIAPATAQMPYLPKHWIWNTSLFYAANRGVGQHTSGADPSSATSAAAAAAAAAAAAAAAAFPHGYFTYGNPFGGGAAFQGQIEPSLRSDTTASNASSSPVQITDVNSDDSSDNHDDLRTSISKKRNPYSIEELLKKPESKKQKIDDRVTITCVSDASGKVQTESLLDDKYHYHCSPSVSPSKSCPSPAATPVTAVRCKSSSDYRSSSSPQSVGEDSEGCSIVSAVVRSKLTDTNSENSINIEICD